The Equus asinus isolate D_3611 breed Donkey chromosome 4, EquAss-T2T_v2, whole genome shotgun sequence genome has a segment encoding these proteins:
- the GLI2 gene encoding zinc finger protein GLI2 isoform X1, with protein sequence METSASAAASEKKEAKSGILEAAAFPDPARKASALAVATAAAAAVAAQGVPQHLLPPFHAPLPIDMRHQEGRYHYEPHSVHGVHGPPALSGSPVISDISLIRLSPHPAGPGESPFNTPHPYVSPHMEHYLRAVHSSPTLPAISAARGLSPADVAHEHLKERGLFGLPAPGTHPSDCYHQMTLMAGHPAPYGDLLMQSGGAAGAPHLHDYLNPVDVSRFSSPRVTPRLSRKRALSISPLSDASLDLQRMIRTSPNSLVAYINNSRSSSAASGSYGHLSAGALSPAFTFPHPLNPVAYQQILSQQRSLGSAFGHTPPLIQPSPTFLAQQPMALASINATPTQLSSSSNCLSDASQNKPSSESAVSSTVNPIVIHKRSKVKTEAEGLRPASPLTLTQEQLADLKDDLDRDDCKQEAEVAVYETSCHWEDCSREYDTQEQLVHHINNEHIHGEKKEFVCRWQACTREQKPFKAQYMLVVHMRRHTGEKPHKCTFEGCSKAYSRLENLKTHLRSHTGEKPYVCEHEGCNKAFSNASDRAKHQNRTHSNEKPYICKIPGCTKRYTDPSSLRKHVKTVHGPDAHVTKKQRNDVHLRAPLLKENGDNEASAEPGGQGSEESAEASSTSQAVEDCMHVKAIKTESSGLCQSSPGAQSSCSSEPSPLGSAPNNDSGVEMPGTGPGSLGDLTALDDTPPGADASALATPSAGGLQLRKHMAAMHRFEQLKKEKLKSLKDSCSWAGPAPHARNTKLPPLPGSGSILENFGGSGGPAGLLPNPRLSELSASEVTMLSHLQERRDSSTSTVSSAYTVSRRSSGISPYFSSRRSSEASPLGAGRAHHASSADSYDPISTDASRRSSEASQCSGGGAGLLQLTPAQQYSLRAKYAAATGGPPPTPLPGLEHASLRTRLALLDAPERMLPAPGPRLLGPRRGSDGPAYGPAGPAPTFPHEAPGGGARRASDPGRRPEALVPPRVQRFHSAHSVHPGPPPCAERRGLRLQGHAGADSSLACGAYSPRPPSISENVMLEAMAAGADGAGPEASLVLPEDDLVLPDDVVQYIKARAGGTLEESTQQVYAPQSTCFSENPRLPSPGLHGQRRMVAADSNVGPSAPVLGGCQLGYGAPSSLNKNSMPVQWNEVSSGTMDALASQVKPPPFPQGNLAVVQQKPAFSQYPGFSPQSLQPSPGGLDSTQPHLQPCSAAPPTTRVNYMQQLRQPGTGGPCPSMTTTVSPHTSYSQAHPQLSPSTMGGALDQFPSSCSNMAAKPGHLGLPQQMEVAPDPAMMGNSRRELGVPNSTLAGMPPPHPAQSYPQQSHHLAAAISQEGCSQGPSLLPSHQPGFMEPQQGTMGLAASSFGLVQPRPPPEPNPAGRHRGVRAGQQLAYARATGHAMAAISANQEMAESVPKGVMGTMVSLPPQPPPQDTGRAQDHSMLYYYGQIHMYEQNGGLENHVGCPAMRPQPPQPQACPESVPPQSLPSPGVNQVSSTVDSQLLEAPQIDFDAIMDDGDHSSLLSGALSPSLLHSLSQSSSRLTTPRNSLTLPSIPTGISNMAVGDMSSMLTSLAEESKFLNMMT encoded by the exons TGGCCCACGAGCACCTTAAGGAGAGGGGACTGTTTGGCCTTCCTGCCCCCGGCACCCACCCTTCAGACTGCTACCACCAGATGACCCTCATGGCGGGCCACCCCGCGCCCTACGGGGACCTGCTGATGCAGAGTGGGGGTGCCGCCGGTGCACCCCATCTCCACGACTACCTCAATCCAGTGGATG TGTCACGTTTCTCCAGCCCGCGGGTGACGCCCCGTCTCAGCCGCAAGCGTGCGCTGTCCATCTCCCCGCTCTCGGACGCCAGCCTCGACCTGCAGCGGATGATCCGGACCTCGCCCAACTCGCTGGTGGCCTACATCAACAACTCGCGCAGCAGCTCAGCGGCCAGCGGCTCCTACGGGCACCTGTCAGCGGGCGCCCTGAG CCCAGCCTttaccttcccccaccccctcaacCCGGTGGCCTACCAGCAGATCCTGAGCCAGCAGAGGAGCCTGGGCTCGGCCTTCGGACACACACCGCCCCTGATCCAGCCCTCGCCCACCTTCCTGGCCCAGCAGCCCATGGCCCTCGCCTCCATCAATGCCACGCCCACccagctcagcagcagcagcaactgtCTGAGTGACGCCAGCCAG AACAAGCCAAGCAGCGAGTCAGCCGTGAGCAGCACCGTCAACCCCATCGTCATTCACAAGCGCAGCAAGGTCAAGACGGAAGCCGAGGGCCTGCGACCAGCCTCCCCGTTGACCCTGACGCAG GAGCAGCTGGCTGACCTCAAGGACGACCTGGACAGGGACGACTGTAAGCAGGAGGCCGAGGTGGCCGTCTACGAGACGAGCTGTCACTGGGAAGACTGCAGCAGGGAGTACGACACGCAGGAGCAGCTGGTGCAT CACATCAACAACGAACACATCCACGGGGAGAAGAAGGAGTTCGTGTGCCGCTGGCAGGCCTGCACACGGGAGCAGAAGCCCTTCAAGGCGCAGTACATGCTGGTGGTGCACATGCGCCGGCACACGGGCGAGAAGCCCCACAAGTGCACG TTCGAGGGCTGCTCGAAGGCCTACTCTCGCCTGGAGAACCTGAAGACACACCTGCGGTcccacactggggagaagccGTACGTGTGTGAGCACGAGGGTTGCAACAAGGCCTTCTCCAACGCCTCAGACCGTGCCAAGCACCAGAACCGCACCCACTCCAACGAG AAACCCTACATTTGCAAGATCCCAGGCTGCACCAAACGATACACGGACCCCAGCTCTCTCCGGAAGCATGTGAAAACAGTCCACGGCCCAGATGCCCATGTCACCAAGAAGCAACGCAATGACGTGCACCTCCGCGCCCCCCTGCTCAAGGAGAATGGGGACAATGAGGCCAGCGCTGAGCCTGGTGGCCAGGGCTCCGAGGAGAGTGCCGAGGCCAGCAGCaccagccaggctgtggaggaCTGCATGCACGTCAAGGCCATCAAGACGGAGAGCTCCGGG CTGTGTCAGTCCAGCCCCGGGGCCCAGTCGTCCTGCAGCAGCGAGCCCTCTCCCCTGGGCAGTGCCCCCAACAATGACAGTGGCGTGGAGATGCCGGGGACAGGGCCTGGGAGCCTGGGAGACCTGACAGCTCTGGATGACACGCCCCCAGGGGCCGACGCCTCAGCCCTGGCCACTCCCTCCGCGGGTGGCCTGCAGCTGCGCAAACATATGGCCGCCATGCACCGGTTCGAGCAGCTCAAGAAGGAGAAGCTCAAGTCACTCAAGGACTCCTGCTCATGGGCCGGGCCGGCTCCACATGCCCGGAACACCAAGCTGCCTCCCCTCCCGGGAAGTG GCTCCATCCTGGAAAACTTTGGCGGCAGCGGCGGGCCGGCGGGGCTGCTGCCCAACCCGCGGCTGTCAGAGCTGTCTGCGAGCGAGGTGACTATGCTGAGCCACCTGCAGGAGCGCCGCGACAGCTCCACCAGCACCGTCAGCTCGGCCTACACGGTGAGCCGCCGCTCCTCCGGCATCTCCCCCTATTTCTCCAGCCGCCGCTCCAGTGAGGCCTCGCCCCTGGGCGCCGGCCGCGCCCACCACGCCAGCTCGGCCGACTCCTACGACCCCATCTCCACCGACGCGTCGCGGCGCTCGAGCGAGGCCAGCCAGTGtagcggcggcggcgcggggctgCTGCAACTCACGCCGGCGCAGCAGTACAGCCTGAGAGCCAAGTATGCGGCGGCCACCGGCGGGCCGCCCCCAACGCCGCTGCCCGGCCTCGAGCACGCAAGCCTGCGGACCCGCCTGGCGCTGCTGGACGCTCCCGAGCGCATGCTCCCGGCCCCCGGGCCGCGCCTGCTGGGACCGCGGCGGGGCAGCGACGGGCCGGCATACGGCCCCGCGGGACCCGCGCCCACCTTCCCGCACGAGGCCCCGGGCGGCGGCGCACGGCGGGCCAGCGACCCGGGGCGGCGGCCCGAGGCACTGGTGCCCCCGCGGGTGCAGCGCTTCCACAGCGCACACAGCGTGCACCCGGGCCCACCGCCCTGCGCCGAGCGCCGCGGCCTCCGCCTGCAGGGCCACGCGGGCGCCGACAGCAGCCTGGCCTGCGGCGCCTACTCGCCCCGGCCGCCCAGCATCAGCGAGAACGTGATGCTAGAGGCCATGGCGGCGGGGGCCGACGGCGCAGGGCCGGAGGCCAGCCTCGTGCTGCCCGAGGACGACCTGGTGCTGCCAGACGACGTGGTACAGTACATCAAGGCTCGTGCCGGCGGCACCCTGGAGGAGAGCACCCAGCAAGTCTATGCCCCACAAAGCACCTGCTTCTCCGAGAACCCCAGACTGCCCAGCCCCGGGCTGCATGGCCAGCGCAGGATGGTGGCTGCCGACTCTAATGTGGGCCCCTCAGCACCCGTACTGGGAGGCTGCCAGCTGGGCTATGGGGCCCCCTCCAGCCTGAACAAAAACAGCATGCCGGTGCAGTGGAACGAGGTGAGCTCCGGCACCATGGACGCCCTGGCCAGCCAGGTGAAGCCGCCCCCCTTTCCACAGGGCAACCTGGCGGTGGTGCAGCAGAAGCCAGCCTTCAGCCAGTATCCAGGCTTCAGTCCACAAAGCCTGCAGCCGAGCCCTGGGGGCCTGGACAGCACGCAGCCACACCTTCAGCCCTGCAGTGCAGCTCCCCCTACCACCAGGGTAAATTATATGCAGCAACTGAGGCAGCCAGGGACAGGTGGCCCGTGTCCCAGCATGACCACCACTGTGAGCCCCCACACCAGCTACAGCCAAGCCCACCCGCAGCTGAGCCCCAGTACCATGGGTGGGGCCCTGGACCAGTTCCCCTCATCCTGCAGCAACATGGCAGCCAAGCCAGGCCACCTGGGGCTTCCCCAGCAGATGGAAGTTGCTCCCGACCCCGCTATGATGGGCAACAGCCGCAGGGAACTTGGGGTCCCCAATTCCACTCTGGCTGGGATGCCACCGCCTCACCCAGCCCAGAGCTACCCACAGCAGAGCCATCACCTGGCAGCCGCCATCAGCCAGGAGGGCTGCAGCCAGGGCCCCAGCCTtctgccttcccaccagcctggctTCATGGAGCCCCAGCAGGGCACGATGGGGCTGGCTGCATCAAGCTTTGGCCTAGTGCAACCGCGACCACCCCCTGAGCCCAACCCTGCTGGCCGCCACCGTGGGGTGCGTGCTGGGCAGCAGCTGGCCTATGCCCGGGCCACTGGCCACGCCATGGCTGCCATATCGGCCAACCAGGAGATGGCAGAGTCTGTGCCCAAAGGAGTTATGGGCACCATGGTGTCCTTGCCTCCTCAGCCGCCCCCACAGGACACGGGCAGGGCCCAGGACCACAGCATGCTGTACTATTATGGCCAGATCCACATGTATGAACAGAATGGAGGCCTGGAGAACCACGTAGGCTGCCCGGCCATGAGGCCCCAGCCACCTCAGCCACAGGCCTGCCCGGAGAGCGTCCCGCCCCAGTCCTTGCCCTCACCAGGGGTCAACCAGGTGTCCAGCACCGTGGACTCCCAGCTACTGGAGGCCCCCCAGATTGATTTTGATGCCATCATGGATGATGGCGATCACTCAAGCTTGCTCTCGGGTGCCctgagccccagcctcctccacaGCCTCTCCCAGAGCTCCTCCCGTCTCACCACCCCCCGGAACTCCCTGACTCTGCCCTCCATCCCCACGGGCATCAGCAACATGGCCGTCGGGGACATGAGCTCCATGCTCACCAGCCTGGCCGAGGAGAGCAAGTTCCTGAACATGATGACCTAG
- the GLI2 gene encoding zinc finger protein GLI2 isoform X3: MACTVAHEHLKERGLFGLPAPGTHPSDCYHQMTLMAGHPAPYGDLLMQSGGAAGAPHLHDYLNPVDVSRFSSPRVTPRLSRKRALSISPLSDASLDLQRMIRTSPNSLVAYINNSRSSSAASGSYGHLSAGALSPAFTFPHPLNPVAYQQILSQQRSLGSAFGHTPPLIQPSPTFLAQQPMALASINATPTQLSSSSNCLSDASQNKPSSESAVSSTVNPIVIHKRSKVKTEAEGLRPASPLTLTQEQLADLKDDLDRDDCKQEAEVAVYETSCHWEDCSREYDTQEQLVHHINNEHIHGEKKEFVCRWQACTREQKPFKAQYMLVVHMRRHTGEKPHKCTFEGCSKAYSRLENLKTHLRSHTGEKPYVCEHEGCNKAFSNASDRAKHQNRTHSNEKPYICKIPGCTKRYTDPSSLRKHVKTVHGPDAHVTKKQRNDVHLRAPLLKENGDNEASAEPGGQGSEESAEASSTSQAVEDCMHVKAIKTESSGLCQSSPGAQSSCSSEPSPLGSAPNNDSGVEMPGTGPGSLGDLTALDDTPPGADASALATPSAGGLQLRKHMAAMHRFEQLKKEKLKSLKDSCSWAGPAPHARNTKLPPLPGSGSILENFGGSGGPAGLLPNPRLSELSASEVTMLSHLQERRDSSTSTVSSAYTVSRRSSGISPYFSSRRSSEASPLGAGRAHHASSADSYDPISTDASRRSSEASQCSGGGAGLLQLTPAQQYSLRAKYAAATGGPPPTPLPGLEHASLRTRLALLDAPERMLPAPGPRLLGPRRGSDGPAYGPAGPAPTFPHEAPGGGARRASDPGRRPEALVPPRVQRFHSAHSVHPGPPPCAERRGLRLQGHAGADSSLACGAYSPRPPSISENVMLEAMAAGADGAGPEASLVLPEDDLVLPDDVVQYIKARAGGTLEESTQQVYAPQSTCFSENPRLPSPGLHGQRRMVAADSNVGPSAPVLGGCQLGYGAPSSLNKNSMPVQWNEVSSGTMDALASQVKPPPFPQGNLAVVQQKPAFSQYPGFSPQSLQPSPGGLDSTQPHLQPCSAAPPTTRVNYMQQLRQPGTGGPCPSMTTTVSPHTSYSQAHPQLSPSTMGGALDQFPSSCSNMAAKPGHLGLPQQMEVAPDPAMMGNSRRELGVPNSTLAGMPPPHPAQSYPQQSHHLAAAISQEGCSQGPSLLPSHQPGFMEPQQGTMGLAASSFGLVQPRPPPEPNPAGRHRGVRAGQQLAYARATGHAMAAISANQEMAESVPKGVMGTMVSLPPQPPPQDTGRAQDHSMLYYYGQIHMYEQNGGLENHVGCPAMRPQPPQPQACPESVPPQSLPSPGVNQVSSTVDSQLLEAPQIDFDAIMDDGDHSSLLSGALSPSLLHSLSQSSSRLTTPRNSLTLPSIPTGISNMAVGDMSSMLTSLAEESKFLNMMT, from the exons TGGCCCACGAGCACCTTAAGGAGAGGGGACTGTTTGGCCTTCCTGCCCCCGGCACCCACCCTTCAGACTGCTACCACCAGATGACCCTCATGGCGGGCCACCCCGCGCCCTACGGGGACCTGCTGATGCAGAGTGGGGGTGCCGCCGGTGCACCCCATCTCCACGACTACCTCAATCCAGTGGATG TGTCACGTTTCTCCAGCCCGCGGGTGACGCCCCGTCTCAGCCGCAAGCGTGCGCTGTCCATCTCCCCGCTCTCGGACGCCAGCCTCGACCTGCAGCGGATGATCCGGACCTCGCCCAACTCGCTGGTGGCCTACATCAACAACTCGCGCAGCAGCTCAGCGGCCAGCGGCTCCTACGGGCACCTGTCAGCGGGCGCCCTGAG CCCAGCCTttaccttcccccaccccctcaacCCGGTGGCCTACCAGCAGATCCTGAGCCAGCAGAGGAGCCTGGGCTCGGCCTTCGGACACACACCGCCCCTGATCCAGCCCTCGCCCACCTTCCTGGCCCAGCAGCCCATGGCCCTCGCCTCCATCAATGCCACGCCCACccagctcagcagcagcagcaactgtCTGAGTGACGCCAGCCAG AACAAGCCAAGCAGCGAGTCAGCCGTGAGCAGCACCGTCAACCCCATCGTCATTCACAAGCGCAGCAAGGTCAAGACGGAAGCCGAGGGCCTGCGACCAGCCTCCCCGTTGACCCTGACGCAG GAGCAGCTGGCTGACCTCAAGGACGACCTGGACAGGGACGACTGTAAGCAGGAGGCCGAGGTGGCCGTCTACGAGACGAGCTGTCACTGGGAAGACTGCAGCAGGGAGTACGACACGCAGGAGCAGCTGGTGCAT CACATCAACAACGAACACATCCACGGGGAGAAGAAGGAGTTCGTGTGCCGCTGGCAGGCCTGCACACGGGAGCAGAAGCCCTTCAAGGCGCAGTACATGCTGGTGGTGCACATGCGCCGGCACACGGGCGAGAAGCCCCACAAGTGCACG TTCGAGGGCTGCTCGAAGGCCTACTCTCGCCTGGAGAACCTGAAGACACACCTGCGGTcccacactggggagaagccGTACGTGTGTGAGCACGAGGGTTGCAACAAGGCCTTCTCCAACGCCTCAGACCGTGCCAAGCACCAGAACCGCACCCACTCCAACGAG AAACCCTACATTTGCAAGATCCCAGGCTGCACCAAACGATACACGGACCCCAGCTCTCTCCGGAAGCATGTGAAAACAGTCCACGGCCCAGATGCCCATGTCACCAAGAAGCAACGCAATGACGTGCACCTCCGCGCCCCCCTGCTCAAGGAGAATGGGGACAATGAGGCCAGCGCTGAGCCTGGTGGCCAGGGCTCCGAGGAGAGTGCCGAGGCCAGCAGCaccagccaggctgtggaggaCTGCATGCACGTCAAGGCCATCAAGACGGAGAGCTCCGGG CTGTGTCAGTCCAGCCCCGGGGCCCAGTCGTCCTGCAGCAGCGAGCCCTCTCCCCTGGGCAGTGCCCCCAACAATGACAGTGGCGTGGAGATGCCGGGGACAGGGCCTGGGAGCCTGGGAGACCTGACAGCTCTGGATGACACGCCCCCAGGGGCCGACGCCTCAGCCCTGGCCACTCCCTCCGCGGGTGGCCTGCAGCTGCGCAAACATATGGCCGCCATGCACCGGTTCGAGCAGCTCAAGAAGGAGAAGCTCAAGTCACTCAAGGACTCCTGCTCATGGGCCGGGCCGGCTCCACATGCCCGGAACACCAAGCTGCCTCCCCTCCCGGGAAGTG GCTCCATCCTGGAAAACTTTGGCGGCAGCGGCGGGCCGGCGGGGCTGCTGCCCAACCCGCGGCTGTCAGAGCTGTCTGCGAGCGAGGTGACTATGCTGAGCCACCTGCAGGAGCGCCGCGACAGCTCCACCAGCACCGTCAGCTCGGCCTACACGGTGAGCCGCCGCTCCTCCGGCATCTCCCCCTATTTCTCCAGCCGCCGCTCCAGTGAGGCCTCGCCCCTGGGCGCCGGCCGCGCCCACCACGCCAGCTCGGCCGACTCCTACGACCCCATCTCCACCGACGCGTCGCGGCGCTCGAGCGAGGCCAGCCAGTGtagcggcggcggcgcggggctgCTGCAACTCACGCCGGCGCAGCAGTACAGCCTGAGAGCCAAGTATGCGGCGGCCACCGGCGGGCCGCCCCCAACGCCGCTGCCCGGCCTCGAGCACGCAAGCCTGCGGACCCGCCTGGCGCTGCTGGACGCTCCCGAGCGCATGCTCCCGGCCCCCGGGCCGCGCCTGCTGGGACCGCGGCGGGGCAGCGACGGGCCGGCATACGGCCCCGCGGGACCCGCGCCCACCTTCCCGCACGAGGCCCCGGGCGGCGGCGCACGGCGGGCCAGCGACCCGGGGCGGCGGCCCGAGGCACTGGTGCCCCCGCGGGTGCAGCGCTTCCACAGCGCACACAGCGTGCACCCGGGCCCACCGCCCTGCGCCGAGCGCCGCGGCCTCCGCCTGCAGGGCCACGCGGGCGCCGACAGCAGCCTGGCCTGCGGCGCCTACTCGCCCCGGCCGCCCAGCATCAGCGAGAACGTGATGCTAGAGGCCATGGCGGCGGGGGCCGACGGCGCAGGGCCGGAGGCCAGCCTCGTGCTGCCCGAGGACGACCTGGTGCTGCCAGACGACGTGGTACAGTACATCAAGGCTCGTGCCGGCGGCACCCTGGAGGAGAGCACCCAGCAAGTCTATGCCCCACAAAGCACCTGCTTCTCCGAGAACCCCAGACTGCCCAGCCCCGGGCTGCATGGCCAGCGCAGGATGGTGGCTGCCGACTCTAATGTGGGCCCCTCAGCACCCGTACTGGGAGGCTGCCAGCTGGGCTATGGGGCCCCCTCCAGCCTGAACAAAAACAGCATGCCGGTGCAGTGGAACGAGGTGAGCTCCGGCACCATGGACGCCCTGGCCAGCCAGGTGAAGCCGCCCCCCTTTCCACAGGGCAACCTGGCGGTGGTGCAGCAGAAGCCAGCCTTCAGCCAGTATCCAGGCTTCAGTCCACAAAGCCTGCAGCCGAGCCCTGGGGGCCTGGACAGCACGCAGCCACACCTTCAGCCCTGCAGTGCAGCTCCCCCTACCACCAGGGTAAATTATATGCAGCAACTGAGGCAGCCAGGGACAGGTGGCCCGTGTCCCAGCATGACCACCACTGTGAGCCCCCACACCAGCTACAGCCAAGCCCACCCGCAGCTGAGCCCCAGTACCATGGGTGGGGCCCTGGACCAGTTCCCCTCATCCTGCAGCAACATGGCAGCCAAGCCAGGCCACCTGGGGCTTCCCCAGCAGATGGAAGTTGCTCCCGACCCCGCTATGATGGGCAACAGCCGCAGGGAACTTGGGGTCCCCAATTCCACTCTGGCTGGGATGCCACCGCCTCACCCAGCCCAGAGCTACCCACAGCAGAGCCATCACCTGGCAGCCGCCATCAGCCAGGAGGGCTGCAGCCAGGGCCCCAGCCTtctgccttcccaccagcctggctTCATGGAGCCCCAGCAGGGCACGATGGGGCTGGCTGCATCAAGCTTTGGCCTAGTGCAACCGCGACCACCCCCTGAGCCCAACCCTGCTGGCCGCCACCGTGGGGTGCGTGCTGGGCAGCAGCTGGCCTATGCCCGGGCCACTGGCCACGCCATGGCTGCCATATCGGCCAACCAGGAGATGGCAGAGTCTGTGCCCAAAGGAGTTATGGGCACCATGGTGTCCTTGCCTCCTCAGCCGCCCCCACAGGACACGGGCAGGGCCCAGGACCACAGCATGCTGTACTATTATGGCCAGATCCACATGTATGAACAGAATGGAGGCCTGGAGAACCACGTAGGCTGCCCGGCCATGAGGCCCCAGCCACCTCAGCCACAGGCCTGCCCGGAGAGCGTCCCGCCCCAGTCCTTGCCCTCACCAGGGGTCAACCAGGTGTCCAGCACCGTGGACTCCCAGCTACTGGAGGCCCCCCAGATTGATTTTGATGCCATCATGGATGATGGCGATCACTCAAGCTTGCTCTCGGGTGCCctgagccccagcctcctccacaGCCTCTCCCAGAGCTCCTCCCGTCTCACCACCCCCCGGAACTCCCTGACTCTGCCCTCCATCCCCACGGGCATCAGCAACATGGCCGTCGGGGACATGAGCTCCATGCTCACCAGCCTGGCCGAGGAGAGCAAGTTCCTGAACATGATGACCTAG